From the Chryseobacterium fluminis genome, the window AGTTTATCATCAGTTCAGACCATATTAAAAATATCCATACTTCACCCACTTATAAAGTCGAACTGGATTTTCAGCCTGCAGAAGAAATTACCGTCAGCCGCGATCGCGTGAAAGATTTTAAAGAGTGGCTGGTGAGTTAATTCTGCTAAAGAAGTTAAAAGGTAGCGTTAAAAATATGTCACTACATTACTCAGATAATTTGAAAATAAGACAACACAATTATCTGTAATCAATTCTGTTAGAGTCCGTATCTTCAAGCTGTTTGACGATAGATTTCGGAATCTCTTCACTATCGATAGGGTAGCTGATGGACTCGGAAATAAAATTCTTCCGATCTGCTTTCTGAAAGATTTCGAACAGGGCGATCGGCTCCTGGTTAAAGCTGATACATGTACTTATAAAATGCAACTCATGGAGCTTATATTCCGGATTCTTCAGCTTTTCCTTGATGTCTTTTATTCTTGAAATAAAATGACGCTGGCGGATAAAGGTATTGCTGTTCATAATGATAAAAACATAATCCGAATAAGCCGTTACTTTTCCAAAGTATTTATGACGGTCTCCGCCGCTCCTTTCAATAAAATATTCCCCTGTGGTTTCCGACTTATAAATTTCTGTTGCAGAACGCCAGATCCGGTCTTCTTTTGCCTGTAAGGGACTTTCCGGAAGATTCCTGTTGTAAGAGTACCAGCAGCCCGTTAAGCGGTCCAGCAAATCTGTATTTTGCTGAACTTTATTCATGTCGATTTTTAAATCATTGAAATTGAACGATTCGGTACTGGAATTGACAAAATCTATATAGCTGGAATATCCGAGGGCTTTCACAATCATACTTAATTTTGCCAGATTAGGTTTACTGAGTACAGCGTTTTCATTATGGAGGTATTTCTTTAATTTGTTGATGATCAGATGTTCATACAGATAGTTTGATCCCAGAGTATCCGGTGCTTTTTTAATATTATGGTCCGTGCGCTGAACGGCAATCAAATCATTGATTTCATCGACAATGTATGACCATTCAGTTTTTGAAACATCTTCCCAGCGATGCTTCTTCAAAAAATGCTGACCCAAAAAATTCATCAATTTTTCGAGATGCAGAATATCTTCTTTTTTCATAAGACTAATGTAAGATTATTTTAAAACTAAAAAGGACCGTTGTGAGACTTTTATATTTTTAGATCGAATGATATTTGGGTAAAACTAAAATGTCAAACAATGGAAAAAGAAATCGTATTACAAAATGAGTGGCTTTGGAACAGGCTCAAATCTTTCTCTCCAGACGAAGAAATGGGCAGGTCTTTCTCACAAAAACTGGCCAGAGAAGAAAATTGGTCTCCTGCCTTCACGGAAAGAGCCATAGAGGAATACAAAAAGTTTATTTATCTGTGCTGTACTCTGCCAGACGGAGCGTCACCAAGCAGGATTGTAGATAGAGTCTGGCATATGCATCTGCTCTATACTCAGAATTACTGGGAAGAATTCTGTCCGAACATTCTCCGGTTCAGACTCCATCATCATCCTTCAAAAGGGGGTTCTGAGGAGAAGCAAAAACATAAACTTTGGTTTGATAACACACTGAAACACTATCAGGAGATCTTTGGTCGGCCTCCTGCAGATATCTGGATACATAAGAAAGAAAGGAAAAATCCCAAAATGAACCCGCTTACTATGATTTCAGCTGTAGGTCTCCTTTTGACTTTAAGTTCCTGTTCCGATGGTCTTGGGAATGTTTCAGCCCTATTTCTCTTCATATTTTTAATTTCATGGATGTTCGGAAGAAACAAGGATGCTGAATCTCAAAATAAAGGGCAGAATGGCAACGACGGAGGCTCCGGCAGCTGTGGCGGAAGTTCCTCAGGTTGCAGCAGTTCTTGTAGCAGTTCATGTGGCGGCGGATGCGGTGGATGTGGTGGTGGGGATTAAATTTCAAAGCAATGAAAAAAATAATTGTTCATACAGTCGCGGTTTTGATCAGCCTGATCTGGCTTTTCATCAACCATCATACCCTGAATCCGGTTTCCGTGAAAGGTCCCGTCTTTCTGAAGTTTTACCTGATGCTTCTTTTAAGCTATTATGTCTCAATTTTTATATTAAATTTTTTTAAAGAAAGGATTGGCAAAACAACATGGTGCTTTATGGTTTCTATTTTTTTTCTGGGAGTTATAAAGTTGATTCGGGGTATCTCCTTAGACAAACCTATCGGATTTTTAGTGATGATTCTAATAATAGAAATAGTGGTTACCCTAATGTTTGTCTTACTTAAACCAGAGAATAAGAGGAAGTGATTTTAAATACTTTCAAAATAAAACCCGAAACAAATACTTCGGGTTTTATACCATAACAGGGAAATTTATTTTTCTTTCGTAGGTTGATAACCATATTTTTTACACCCGTAATAAGTAATGGCCAATAGAATGGTACTTAATACTCAATGTGATTTTTCGGGATTTACGATAGCCTGATATAAATTATATCCAAAAACAAACGACACCACAAAGATTAAAATCTGATTGATCTGAGCATACTGATCCGTTAAAGTAGTTTTCATAATTAATAGATTAAATTGTTATTGATGAGTAAGTAAACCAATTCGGAATATGTTACACTAAATTTTATTTCTGAATATTAAAATGATAAAGCCTGAAAATTAAATTTCCAGGCTTACCTT encodes:
- a CDS encoding glycine-rich domain-containing protein, producing the protein MEKEIVLQNEWLWNRLKSFSPDEEMGRSFSQKLAREENWSPAFTERAIEEYKKFIYLCCTLPDGASPSRIVDRVWHMHLLYTQNYWEEFCPNILRFRLHHHPSKGGSEEKQKHKLWFDNTLKHYQEIFGRPPADIWIHKKERKNPKMNPLTMISAVGLLLTLSSCSDGLGNVSALFLFIFLISWMFGRNKDAESQNKGQNGNDGGSGSCGGSSSGCSSSCSSSCGGGCGGCGGGD